The proteins below are encoded in one region of Lactuca sativa cultivar Salinas chromosome 3, Lsat_Salinas_v11, whole genome shotgun sequence:
- the LOC111880203 gene encoding UDP-glycosyltransferase 83A1: protein MAKPHVLVIPYPAQGHVIPIMELAQRLVNHDVKVTVVNTEVTHKLVTSNALENDGFSDLLQSVSIPDGLESWADRTDLCKLTRSILETMPGKLEELIETINKEDSNKVTCIIVDDCMGWAIKVAKKMGIRRAAFCPASVTLLVSMLSCQKLIADGIINYNGIPLNQMIKLSETMPPIKPTNLWWTCFEDLPTVEAIFQVVKEAPEAARLTEWHLCRSTIELEPGALNLFPQLLPIGPLLASNRRADQVGHFWQEDSTCLAWLDQQPPCTVIYVAFGSFTIFNQTQFEELALGLELSNRPFLWVVRQGMTKETTAAYPDGFLERVGSRGRIVSWAPQQKVLAHPSVACFVSHCGWNSTLEGVTNGLPFLCWPYFADQFQNEIYICDIWKIGLGFEKDEAGIIRRGEIKGKVEQLLGDNTFRTKAMDIKEKVTSSITEGGCSHKNLSNFIEWIKEKDTGCQESS, encoded by the exons ATGGCAAAACCTCATGTTCTAGTCATACCTTATCCCGCACAAGGCCATGTCATTCCTATAATGGAGCTTGCACAACGCTTAGTCAACCATGATGTCAAAGTTACAGTTGTAAACACAGAGGTCACTCACAAGTTGGTAACAAGCAATGCATTAGAAAATGATGGTTTTAGTGATCTATTGCAGTCGGTTTCAATCCCCGATGGATTAGAATCATGGGCGGACAGAACTGACCTTTGTAAGTTGACCAGATCAATACTAGAAACTATGCCTGGCAAATTGGAAGAACTTATAGAGACAATTAACAAAGAAGACAGCAATAAAGTTACCTGTATTATTGTTGATGATTGCATGGGATGGGCGATAAAAGTCGCAAAGAAGATGGGAATAAGAAGAGCAGCCTTCTGCCCAGCATCGGTTACTTTGCTAGTTTCCATGTTGAGCTGTCAGAAATTGATTGCTGATGGAATCATTAACTACAATG GCATACCTCTAAATCAGATGATTAAGCTGTCAGAAACCATGCCACCTATAAAACCAACGAATCTCTGGTGGACGTGCTTTGAAGACTTGCCCACTGTAGAAGCTATTTTTCAAGTTGTAAAAGAAGCTCCTGAAGCCGCCAGATTGACGGAATGGCATCTATGCAGATCAACTATTGAGCTGGAGCCAGGAGCACTTAACCTCTTCCCCCAGCTATTGCCAATTGGCCCTTTGCtggcaagcaaccgacgtgctgaTCAAGTAGGTCACTTCTGGCAAGAAGACTCCACCTGTTTAGCATGGCTCGACCAACAGCCACCATGTACGGTCATTTATGTAGCATTTGGGAGCTTCACCATTTTCAACCAAACCCAGTTTGAAGAATTGGCACTTGGTCTTGAACTTAGCAACAGACCATTCTTGTGGGTTGTGCGACAAGGCATGACAAAGGAGACTACAGCTGCTTACCCAGATGGGTTTCTGGAAAGAGTAGGCTCTCGTGGAAGAATTGTGAGTTGGGCACCTCAACAGAAAGTATTAGCTCATCCTTCTGTGGCTTGTTTTGTGAGTCATTGTGGTTGGAATTCTACTTTAGAGGGTGTTACAAATGGACTCCCTTTCTTGTGTTGGCCATACTTTGCTGATCAGTTTCAGAATGAAATTTACATTTGTGACATCTGGAAGATTGGGCTTGGGTTTGAAAAAGATGAAGCTGGTATCATCCGAAGAGGGGAAATAAAAGGTAAGGTAGAGCAGCTGCTCGGAGACAATACATTCAGAACTAAGGCCATGGATATCAAAGAGAAGGTTACGAGCAGTATTACAGAAGGCGGATGCTCACACAAAAATCTTAGCAATTTTATTGAGTGGATAAAAGAGAAAGATACAGGCTGCCAAGAATCCAGTTAA